Proteins encoded by one window of Rhodamnia argentea isolate NSW1041297 chromosome 6, ASM2092103v1, whole genome shotgun sequence:
- the LOC115734356 gene encoding anthocyanidin 3-O-glucosyltransferase 7-like gives MPSEKHVAVCNFPFSSHPRTVAKLVCKLAETAPTVRFSFLSTAKSNDSIFPPLSRAALLPSNLRVYDVGDGLPAGYDKVTGDRVEADLFIRAAPVNFLAGVDIAVRDAGSKVSLLLSDGLVSLVACELAEKLHVPWVAFWTGAPYALSMLIHADLIVQLRQNATDEEKTLDMIPGLSVVRLVDVPANISKAQGMSKFSRMFLDLGNVIRGATAVVMNSFVEMYPEPLMADLKSKFSILLFLGMRPNPPASDNTGCLTWLDLQGPQTVVYISFGSGALTSPTPDEITALAEALESTRTPFLWSLNDQLKATCLPGGFEERTSSQGRIVPWAPQREVLSHQACGAFVMQCGHSSVFESVAGGVPMICRPMGADQMLTARVVEEVWGIGIGVEGRVITKSGLVKALEMVLRSEEGKEMRKKVGEFRQRLLVAAGPEGRAEADFKALVELISTL, from the coding sequence ATGCCGTCGGAGAAACACGTTGCAGTCTGCAATTTCCCATTCAGCAGCCACCCCAGGACTGTCGCCAAATTGGTCTGCAAGCTTGCTGAGACCGCCCCAACCGTCCGCTTCTCTTTCCTAAGCACGGCCAAATCCAACGATTCCATCTTCCCTCCACTGTCAAGAGCCGCTCTATTGCCGTCGAACCTCAGAGTCTACGATGTTGGTGACGGGTTGCCGGCTGGCTATGACAAGGTGACCGGCGACCGAGTAGAAGCCGATCTGTTCATCAGAGCAGCTCCTGTGAATTTTCTAGCCGGTGTCGACATTGCAGTGCGAGACGCGGGAAGCAAAGTAAGTCTCTTGCTGAGTGACGGTTTGGTATCATTGGTTGCATGCGAATTGGCGGAGAAATTGCATGTCCCGTGGGTCGCGTTCTGGACTGGGGCTCCGTACGCTCTATCTATGCTCATCCACGCTGACCTCATCGTCCAGCTGAGGCAAAACGCCACCGACGAAGAAAAGACCCTGGACATGATCCCAGGACTGTCCGTCGTTCGCTTGGTGGATGTGCCTGCTAATATATCGAAAGCCCAGGGCATGTCAAAGTTTTCCCGCATGTTCCTTGACCTGGGGAACGTGATCCGAGGTGCGACGGCCGTCGTCATGAACTCCTTTGTGGAGATGTATCCCGAGCCCCTCATGGCCGACCTTAAGTCCAAGTTCAGCATTTTGCTCTTCTTGGGCATGAGGCCAAACCCACCCGCCTCAGACAATACCGGCTGCTTGACCTGGCTAGACTTGCAAGGCCCGCAAACAGTGGTGTACATATCCTTCGGGTCCGGAGCCTTGACGAGCCCGACGCCCGACGAGATAACGGCCCTCGCCGAAGCCCTAGAGTCCACTCGGACCCCGTTCCTGTGGTCTCTAAACGACCAGCTGAAGGCCACGTGCCTCCCCGGAGGGTTCGAGGAGCGGACGAGCTCGCAAGGGAGGATTGTGCCGTGGGCCCCTCAGAGGGAGGTGCTCAGCCACCAGGCCTGCGGGGCCTTCGTGATGCAATGCGGTCACAGCTCGGTGTTCGAGAGCGTGGCGGGGGGCGTGCCGATGATATGCCGGCCCATGGGGGCGGACCAGATGCTGACCGCGAGGGTGGTGGAGGAAGTGTGGGGGATCGGAATCGGAGTGGAGGGACGGGTCATAACGAAGAGCGGGCTGGTCAAGGCACTGGAGATGGTGCTGAGGAGTGAGGAAGGGAAGGAGATGAGGAAGAAGGTGGGTGAGTTTAGGCAGAGACTCCTGGTGGCTGCTGGGCCAGAAGGGAGAGCTGAAGCTGATTTCAAGGCTCTTGTGGAGCTCATCTCTACCTTGTGA
- the LOC115734354 gene encoding acidic leucine-rich nuclear phosphoprotein 32 family member B-like has translation MDVTGKTKDNLNARKDMRVICDRPALEVDASDREPKPKAIYTLDREQRRVICQWLKSVRFPYGYASNIERCVDLNECKLTDVDPNEIHESNLEGVEEFDFETEAEYDSLEEDEDEDEDEDEGEDEYEDEDEDENED, from the exons ATGGATGTCACTGGAAAGACgaaagacaacttgaatgcaagaaaagatatgagagttatttgtGATCGGCCAGCACTAGAAGTGGATGCAAGCGATAGggaaccaaaaccaaaagcaatttACACATTGGACAGGGAGCAGAGAAGGGTTATTTGTCAATGGTTGAAATCAGTACGATTTCCTTATGGGTACGCTTCGAACATCgagagatgtgttgatttgaatgaatgcaagttgaCAG ATGTGGATCCAAATGAAATTCACGAATCAAATCTAGAAGGCGTTGAAGAATTTGATTTTGAGACAGAGGCCGAATATGATAgtcttgaagaagatgaagacgaagatgaagatgaagatgaaggcgaAGATGAAtacgaagatgaagatgaagatgaaaacgAAGATTAG